The proteins below come from a single Procambarus clarkii isolate CNS0578487 chromosome 54, FALCON_Pclarkii_2.0, whole genome shotgun sequence genomic window:
- the LOC123771306 gene encoding peritrophin-48, translating to MAASTSLRVLTLPVVLVLCLTWTERAHAGQVDPCIPNCSAVDNGDKVPDPTNCLQFYFCVSQEPTPEAFPCDDGMVFDSATSECVVGDTCTNICSACSYECPDSPDKPKYFADRYDCNIYYDCGLETQHSCPDDKQFFDGSVCQSDESNCCSCKPFCSGSDLYKYVIDPTNCKQYFFCDKEGIPEFSTECASGNFDITSGKCSDTAPCITLCTNVVGPDGCIDRYTCEVLGNHAKCPQRCDPHYYYCNGYNLGQVVTASSCASGLYYHPDTNSCVYQQYCPYPFPGE from the coding sequence ACTTGGACTGAGCGTGCTCATGCCGGTCAAGTTGATCCTTGCATACCCAACTGTTCTGCCGTCGATAATGGTGACAAGGTGCCTGATCCCACAAACTGTCTTCAGTTTTACTTCTGTGTGAGTCAAGAACCTACTCCAGAAGCCTTCCCCTGTGACGACGGCATGGTGTTTGACAGTGCCACGAGTGAATGTGTTGTTGGAGACACATGTACCAACATCTGCAGCGCGTGTTCTTACGAGTGTCCTGACAGCCCTGACAAACCTAAATACTTTGCTGACCGTTATGACTGTAACATTTATTATGACTGTGGTTTAGAAACTCAACATTCATGTCCTGATGACAAGCAGTTCTTTGATGGATCTGTATGTCAGTCAGATGAGTCGAACTGCTGCAGCTGTAAGCCATTCTGTTCAGgaagtgatttatataaatatgtaaTAGATCCTACGAACTGCAAGCAATATTTCTTCTGTGACAAGGAGGGCATCCCAGAGTTTTCCACTGAATGTGCGAGTGGGAACTTTGATATTACAAGCGGGAAATGTTCTGACACTGCCCCCTGCATTACTCTTTGTACCAACGTTGTGGGACCGGACGGATGCATCGACAGATACACCTGTGAAGTGCTTGGTAACCACGCGAAGTGTCCACAGAGATGCGACCCGCACTACTACTACTGCAATGGTTATAACCTCGGTCAGGTCGTTACAGCTTCCAGTTGTGCCAGCGGACTATACTACCACCCGGACACAAATTCGTGTGTGTATCAGCAGTACTGTCCGTACCCATTCCCTGGAGAGTAg